The nucleotide window AAGACGGGGACAGTATTTTCCCAGCAGACGTTCGACTCGGATCTGCAAGCCATCAGCAAGATCTATACCGACCTCGGGCTGAACATCTCGTTCGACAACAACACCGGGCCCGACCCGAATAATCCCGGCACGATCGACGTGGCGCTGTGCGAAGTAAAAGTGGGCGCCGTGGAGATCGCCGGCAATTCGAAGACGAAAGACTACGTGATCCGGCGCCTTTTGCGCGTGCGGCCAGGCGAGCTCATCACTGAGGCGCGGCTCAAGCGCGACTACGAACTCATCAACAGCACGCAATACTTCAAATCGGTGGATCTATCCACCAAACCCTTCGGCGACAAGTGCGGCTACGTCACGCTCGTATGGACCGTCGTGGAACAGCGCACGGGCACGGCAAGCGTCGGCGTGTCGTACGGCGGCGGCGGCCAATATGGTCAGGGCCTGTCGGGCAACCTCGGCTATTCCGAAGCCAACATCAACGGCACCGGCGACGGGGCGCAGGTATCGCTGCAGCGCGGCCTGCACATCAGCGACCTTTCGTTTTCGGTCAGCGTGCCGTACATCCACCAGTTCAAACCGGACTCGGTGAGCTTCAGCATCTTCAATCACGTCGTGGCGGAGCAGCCGTATCCGGTCTACAAGGAGGCCGGCAACAATCCGTTCTTCACCATCGCGCAGCAGGGCGGCGCGGTCCCTTCCAACCCCGGCACGGTCGGCACGGGCACCTCTGGTCCGTGCACCGCGAATGGGTCGCCATGCACGAATCAATTCGCGTTGTACAGCACGCGTCAGGCGGGCATCTCGATCAGCCTCGGCCATCCGACGGCGGACTACACGCGCGTGTCGTTCGGGGCATCAGCCACGAGGCTCTCGCAAGAATTCGGGGCGAGCGGCTTTCCGAAGCAATTCCTCGATCTGCGCGGAGCGCTCGTATCGCCGAACCAATCCACAGGAATTCAAGGCGGTTCCGTGCAGCCGGGAAGTTCGCGTCTCTTCTCGCTGAACACCGGACTCATCCGCGACGACCGCGACGATCCGCTCAATCCGCGTTACGGCGGCACGCGCAGCTTCTCCACCGAGTGGTCATCTAAGGCGTTCGGCTCTAACTACAACTACACCAAGACCGACGTCGACATCACGAGATTCTTCCCGGTGAAATTTCACTCGACGCTCGCGCTGCACGTGAACTACGGTTTCTCGAGCGGCGGCGCCTCGCTGCCCTACAACAACCTGTTCAGTCTCACCGATCAGCAATTGCGCAACACCACGTTCGTGTTCTACGGCGACCGGGAAATTCTCGGCCAAGCGGAATTGCGCATCCCCGTCACCGCCGACAGGAAGTTCACGGTGGCATTTTTCGCCGACACCGGCGACGTGCCGTACGTGACGCCCGTCGTGGGGCCGTCACCGTCACCCACGCCGATACCGCCATGCGGCGCGCACTGCCCGCCCGGCCGGCCGATATCGAACGCGGTCACCTACGTCGAAGCGCCCTTCAAGCTTCAGGCCGACTTCGGTTTCGGCATCCGGGTGCAAACGCCGATTGTACCGCAGCCAATCAGAATAGACTTCGCGTTCGGCCAGGGAGGGCACCACGTGTCCTTCGGGTTGAGCCAGTCGTTCTAATGTTTTTTTGATATACTCAATTTATGTAGGAGGGCAAGCTTCGCTTGCCCAGTTAGCTTGCCCATGGTAGGGCGAACACCGCCCGCCCAATAAACAAGCGGCAGGGCGAGCTAGTGCCCGCGCAATACGTAAGGAACGGGACATCATATCTATGCAGACTTCAACAAAGACCTTGCTCTCCGCTATGGCCGCGGCAGCGTTTCTGCTCGTCGCGCCGCAAGCGTTGGCCACCGATATCTCCGACGTCGGCTTTATCGATCAAGGCGCCGTCGGCGACCTTCCCCAGTTCCAAGCTGCGCGCCAGCAATTCACCGCATTTCAACAAAACTTGTCGCCGCAATACCAGGCTGCCATCAAAGGCAAAAGCCCAGCCGACCAGCAGGCGATATCGGCGCAGTTCAACCAACGGCTCACCGCAAAGCAGCAGGAGATCTTCGCGGCGCTGTTCGCCCGCGCGCAGACGGCCATCGCCGCGGTCGCCGCGAACAAAGGCTTGAACGTCGTCGTCGACAAGTCGATCGTCATCTACGGCGGTTTGGACATCACGAAGGATGTCCTGGACGTTGTGAATCAGCCCGGTCCGGTCGTACCGCCGATCAATTCGCCGGCG belongs to Candidatus Eremiobacteraceae bacterium and includes:
- a CDS encoding OmpH family outer membrane protein, with protein sequence MQTSTKTLLSAMAAAAFLLVAPQALATDISDVGFIDQGAVGDLPQFQAARQQFTAFQQNLSPQYQAAIKGKSPADQQAISAQFNQRLTAKQQEIFAALFARAQTAIAAVAANKGLNVVVDKSIVIYGGLDITKDVLDVVNQPGPVVPPINSPAPSEIGYVDQQQLDALPKAKSAQDTFMQFRQQLQTQLNQQLAGKTDAQKPPIIQSFNSQLSDEQKKVIQPLVDATTKAINDVAKTKGLLLVIDQTSRVYGGTDVTADVVKALQ
- a CDS encoding POTRA domain-containing protein, with amino-acid sequence MPTTRCVLGMRSDLKYPMGGGTIGCFPGGRSVYAHPSSIRSASPLTFVLRFAGAALLAAILAFVAAPQGLTAAPQPLITAINVRGNAHVPIDRIGAVIRSQAGTPLDQKQVAADRAAILALGFFTDVKTDIRPTPGGISLNYIVIENPVVSKITFVGNSHVTTDILSALMDTTVGAVLNSNTLRDDVTKINSYYDKLGYIGTRHVTNIAIAADGGVRLDIQEGVTVSKVVVTGDTVVPPTAIVGAMKTKTGTVFSQQTFDSDLQAISKIYTDLGLNISFDNNTGPDPNNPGTIDVALCEVKVGAVEIAGNSKTKDYVIRRLLRVRPGELITEARLKRDYELINSTQYFKSVDLSTKPFGDKCGYVTLVWTVVEQRTGTASVGVSYGGGGQYGQGLSGNLGYSEANINGTGDGAQVSLQRGLHISDLSFSVSVPYIHQFKPDSVSFSIFNHVVAEQPYPVYKEAGNNPFFTIAQQGGAVPSNPGTVGTGTSGPCTANGSPCTNQFALYSTRQAGISISLGHPTADYTRVSFGASATRLSQEFGASGFPKQFLDLRGALVSPNQSTGIQGGSVQPGSSRLFSLNTGLIRDDRDDPLNPRYGGTRSFSTEWSSKAFGSNYNYTKTDVDITRFFPVKFHSTLALHVNYGFSSGGASLPYNNLFSLTDQQLRNTTFVFYGDREILGQAELRIPVTADRKFTVAFFADTGDVPYVTPVVGPSPSPTPIPPCGAHCPPGRPISNAVTYVEAPFKLQADFGFGIRVQTPIVPQPIRIDFAFGQGGHHVSFGLSQSF